A single genomic interval of Rosistilla ulvae harbors:
- a CDS encoding PSD1 and planctomycete cytochrome C domain-containing protein: MLATLSLSSAASSDDAASFFRGLNLNGPAVLIDGNRWEGKESGNYECKDKAFEQQGVAFVPATDPQRALMIRSSRWNGNRVLLKNLPNETFTVFLYVWEDNRSETFEVRVDGKTVASQFSSGAAGHWERLGPWYVDVTKGNIELTSRGGAANFSGVELWRGKHDGSHEAPISEDQLAFFETRIRPLLVKHCYECHSSESDELQGGLLVDSRPTLRRGGTNGPAVVPGDVDHSLLIQAVRYADGMEMPPEEKLSAAEVADLERWVAMGAPDPRATATRFVRKKIDVEKARQFWSLRPLSDPAVPTPSSDWPVTEIDRFIAAKLDNRGLVPTGDADKRTLIRRATFDLTGLPPSPQEIEAFVADDSADAFAKVVERLLESPRYGERWGRHWMDLVRYADTAGDNSDFPIPEAYLYRNYIIDSFNADKPYDRFIQEQIAGDLMPADGDVQKNEQTVATGYLASSRRFGSVIKNYPQHLTIEDTIDNLGRTVLGMTVACARCHDHKFDPISQDDYYGLYGIFASTRYPFPGIELDQKPRDFVALVDGGKPGKELAYAMADGNPRDVPLQQRGEPDQPGDLIPRKFLEVLGGQMLPEQATQSSGRLQLAQWMTAADNPLTARVMANRIWQYHFGSGLVKTPSDFGIRGVAPSHPQLLDWLASRLIEDGWSIKSLHRRIMLSRTYQLSSQADGNTKALAVDPNNDLLWRFNRQRMDAETLRDTMLLLSGELDLQMPRDPHPFPTAEKWKYTQHHPFRDSYDSQKRSVYLMMARLNARPFFTTFDGPDQNASTASRDSSVTTVQSLYLINDPFVHERAQEFALRLIAERKNVAERLTYAFELAFGRPPSQSEREGVAEWLRSLNDQLDDSIGDAAQREQAAWTALARSLFRTNEFLYVD; encoded by the coding sequence ATGCTTGCAACACTTTCGTTGTCGTCGGCGGCTTCGTCAGACGACGCGGCCAGCTTCTTTCGTGGGCTGAATCTCAATGGCCCGGCCGTACTGATCGATGGGAATCGTTGGGAAGGGAAGGAGTCGGGCAATTACGAGTGCAAGGACAAGGCCTTTGAACAACAAGGCGTCGCATTTGTCCCCGCGACCGACCCGCAGCGGGCGCTGATGATCCGCAGCAGTCGTTGGAACGGGAATCGAGTGCTGCTGAAGAATCTGCCAAACGAGACGTTTACGGTCTTTCTATACGTTTGGGAGGACAACCGAAGCGAAACGTTTGAAGTTCGTGTCGATGGCAAAACGGTGGCCTCTCAGTTTTCCAGCGGTGCCGCCGGGCATTGGGAACGTCTTGGGCCGTGGTACGTCGACGTCACCAAGGGGAACATCGAACTGACAAGCCGCGGTGGCGCAGCGAACTTCTCAGGCGTCGAACTTTGGCGCGGCAAACACGACGGTTCGCACGAGGCTCCGATTTCGGAAGATCAGCTTGCGTTCTTCGAGACTCGGATCCGACCGCTGTTAGTAAAGCACTGTTACGAGTGCCATAGCAGCGAGAGCGACGAACTGCAGGGCGGTTTGTTAGTCGATTCGCGGCCGACGCTGCGACGCGGGGGAACCAATGGACCGGCGGTGGTTCCCGGCGACGTCGATCACAGTCTCCTGATCCAAGCGGTACGGTACGCCGATGGGATGGAGATGCCGCCGGAAGAAAAACTATCAGCCGCGGAAGTCGCCGATTTGGAACGCTGGGTTGCGATGGGCGCTCCCGACCCGCGAGCGACCGCGACGCGATTCGTTCGTAAAAAGATCGATGTCGAAAAGGCGAGACAGTTCTGGTCGCTTCGACCGTTGTCCGATCCGGCGGTTCCAACGCCGTCGTCCGATTGGCCGGTAACCGAAATCGATCGGTTCATTGCGGCGAAGCTCGACAACCGCGGCCTGGTTCCAACTGGCGATGCGGACAAACGGACGCTGATCCGCCGGGCCACGTTCGATCTGACCGGTTTGCCCCCTTCGCCGCAAGAGATCGAAGCCTTCGTGGCGGATGATTCGGCGGACGCTTTTGCTAAGGTAGTCGAACGCCTGCTGGAGTCGCCTCGTTATGGCGAACGATGGGGGCGGCATTGGATGGATCTTGTTCGATACGCCGACACCGCTGGCGACAACTCCGACTTCCCCATCCCCGAAGCCTACCTGTACCGCAACTACATCATCGATTCGTTCAACGCCGACAAACCGTATGATCGATTTATACAAGAGCAGATCGCCGGGGATCTGATGCCCGCCGATGGCGATGTGCAGAAGAACGAGCAGACGGTTGCCACCGGCTACCTAGCGAGTTCGCGCCGATTTGGATCGGTGATTAAGAACTACCCGCAGCATTTGACGATCGAGGATACGATCGACAACCTAGGCCGGACGGTGCTCGGGATGACGGTCGCCTGCGCTCGCTGCCACGACCACAAGTTCGATCCGATCTCGCAGGACGACTATTACGGTTTGTATGGCATCTTCGCAAGCACGCGGTATCCGTTTCCCGGAATCGAACTCGATCAAAAGCCTCGCGACTTTGTCGCTCTCGTCGACGGCGGCAAACCGGGAAAAGAGTTGGCTTATGCGATGGCCGATGGGAACCCGCGTGACGTTCCATTGCAACAGCGGGGCGAACCCGATCAACCTGGCGATCTGATCCCTCGCAAGTTCTTAGAGGTCCTCGGTGGGCAGATGCTTCCCGAACAGGCGACTCAGTCGAGTGGGCGGTTGCAGTTGGCGCAGTGGATGACTGCCGCCGACAATCCGCTGACCGCAAGAGTGATGGCGAACCGCATCTGGCAATATCATTTCGGCAGCGGACTTGTGAAGACGCCCAGCGACTTCGGGATCCGTGGCGTGGCTCCCAGCCATCCGCAGCTGCTCGATTGGTTGGCGTCGCGTTTGATCGAAGACGGTTGGTCGATCAAGTCGCTTCACCGCCGGATCATGCTCAGTCGCACCTATCAATTGAGTTCGCAAGCCGATGGCAACACGAAAGCTCTGGCTGTCGATCCGAACAACGATCTGCTTTGGCGTTTCAATCGCCAGCGGATGGATGCGGAGACGCTGCGCGATACGATGCTGTTGTTAAGCGGCGAATTGGATTTGCAGATGCCGCGCGATCCGCATCCGTTTCCAACGGCGGAGAAGTGGAAGTACACGCAACACCACCCGTTCCGCGACAGCTACGACTCGCAAAAGCGGAGCGTCTATCTGATGATGGCGCGGCTGAACGCGCGTCCTTTCTTCACGACGTTTGACGGCCCCGATCAGAACGCCAGCACCGCCTCGCGCGACAGCAGCGTGACGACGGTCCAGTCGTTGTATCTGATCAACGATCCGTTTGTCCATGAACGGGCGCAAGAGTTCGCCCTGCGGTTGATTGCGGAAAGGAAAAACGTGGCGGAACGGCTGACTTATGCCTTTGAGTTGGCTTTTGGACGTCCGCCATCGCAGTCCGAACGCGAGGGCGTGGCGGAGTGGTTGCGTTCGCTGAACGATCAATTGGATGATTCGATCGGTGATGCCGCGCAGCGTGAGCAGGCTGCTTGGACCGCGCTGGCCCGATCGCTGTTCCGCACGAACGAATTTTTGTATGTCGATTGA
- the gnd gene encoding decarboxylating NADP(+)-dependent phosphogluconate dehydrogenase yields MSGDCDFGLIGLAVMGENLALNVESRGYKVAVYNRTTDKVDALIEGRAAGKNFVGCHSIEEFVKSCARPRKLMMLVKAGPAVDAIIEQLTPFLEPGDIIIDGGNTHYADTERRTKEVEAKGFHFIGTGVSGGEEGALKGPSLMPGGSKDAWPMVKEMFQAISAKVGPNNDIPCCDWVGPRGAGHYVKMVHNGIEYGDMQLICEAYQLLKDVGGLTNDELYDVFDEWNKGELQSYLIEITRDIFSVKDGDTNDHLVDRILDVAGAKGTGKWMSQLALDLGVPSTLVTSAVFARGISAQKEARVRASSILPGPAEGDNPKLAAAVAELAGDRATFIEMVRQGLYASKIVSYAQGFVQLQAASQEHDWDLDYGQCALLWRGGCIIRAQFLDRIKEAFDDQPNLENLMLYPYFKDAMATAQPHFRAVVMAATQLGVPVPAFSTALAYYDSYRRDRLPANLLQAQRDYFGAHTYKRTDKDGVYHTEWLDLRKQPTS; encoded by the coding sequence ATGAGTGGTGATTGCGATTTCGGGCTGATCGGCCTAGCTGTAATGGGTGAAAACCTGGCCCTGAATGTAGAGAGCCGCGGTTACAAGGTTGCCGTCTACAACCGCACGACCGACAAGGTCGATGCCCTGATCGAAGGCCGCGCCGCTGGCAAGAACTTCGTCGGTTGCCACTCGATCGAAGAATTTGTGAAGTCGTGTGCCCGTCCGCGCAAGTTGATGATGTTGGTCAAAGCGGGCCCCGCTGTCGACGCGATCATCGAACAATTGACGCCGTTCCTGGAACCAGGCGACATCATCATCGACGGTGGAAACACTCACTACGCCGATACCGAACGCCGCACAAAAGAAGTCGAGGCCAAGGGCTTCCACTTCATCGGCACCGGTGTTTCCGGTGGTGAAGAAGGCGCTCTGAAGGGGCCAAGCCTGATGCCAGGCGGATCGAAAGATGCTTGGCCGATGGTCAAGGAGATGTTCCAAGCGATCTCGGCGAAGGTTGGACCCAACAACGATATCCCTTGCTGCGATTGGGTTGGCCCACGCGGTGCCGGCCACTACGTGAAGATGGTTCACAACGGCATCGAATACGGCGACATGCAGTTGATCTGCGAAGCGTATCAATTGCTGAAAGACGTCGGCGGCCTGACCAACGACGAGCTTTACGACGTCTTCGACGAATGGAACAAGGGCGAACTGCAAAGCTACTTGATCGAGATCACTCGCGACATCTTCAGCGTCAAAGATGGCGACACCAACGACCACTTGGTCGATCGCATCTTGGACGTCGCTGGCGCCAAGGGCACCGGCAAATGGATGAGCCAATTGGCGTTGGATCTGGGCGTGCCAAGCACCCTGGTCACCTCGGCTGTATTCGCTCGCGGCATCTCGGCTCAAAAGGAAGCTCGCGTTCGCGCTAGCAGCATCCTTCCCGGACCGGCTGAAGGCGATAACCCGAAGCTGGCCGCAGCGGTTGCCGAATTGGCGGGCGACCGAGCGACCTTCATCGAGATGGTTCGCCAAGGTCTGTACGCGTCGAAGATCGTCAGCTACGCACAAGGCTTCGTCCAACTGCAAGCTGCATCGCAAGAGCACGACTGGGATCTCGATTACGGCCAATGCGCCCTGCTGTGGCGTGGCGGTTGCATCATCCGCGCCCAGTTCCTCGATCGCATCAAGGAAGCGTTCGATGATCAACCGAACCTGGAAAACCTGATGCTGTATCCTTATTTCAAGGATGCGATGGCAACCGCTCAGCCTCATTTCCGTGCCGTCGTTATGGCAGCAACCCAGTTGGGCGTTCCGGTTCCCGCGTTCAGCACCGCGTTGGCATACTACGACAGCTACCGTCGCGATCGCTTGCCAGCGAACCTGCTGCAAGCTCAACGCGATTACTTCGGTGCTCACACCTACAAGCGAACCGACAAAGACGGCGTCTACCACACCGAGTGGTTGGATCTTCGCAAGCAACCGACCAGCTAG
- a CDS encoding SufE family protein — protein sequence MQTITPDELREEFQEINDYDERLEYIIEFADGLPQMSAEHRVEANRVQGCVSNVWLVASQREGESADDSPILDFEADSDAVITRGLIAIIVALLSGKPAKEILAIDIDGLFTELDLQGHLTRSRSNGLRSMVRRVRALAEAAL from the coding sequence ATGCAAACGATTACACCCGACGAACTGCGGGAAGAATTTCAAGAGATCAACGACTATGACGAGCGGCTCGAATACATCATCGAGTTCGCCGATGGGCTGCCGCAGATGTCGGCCGAACATCGGGTCGAAGCGAATCGAGTGCAAGGTTGCGTCAGCAACGTTTGGTTAGTCGCCAGTCAACGCGAGGGCGAATCGGCTGACGATTCCCCGATCCTCGACTTCGAAGCCGATAGCGACGCGGTGATCACCCGCGGTCTGATCGCGATCATCGTGGCGTTGTTGAGCGGCAAGCCGGCCAAGGAGATCCTGGCGATCGACATCGATGGCCTGTTCACCGAATTGGATCTGCAGGGACATCTGACTCGATCTCGCAGCAACGGCTTGCGATCGATGGTTCGCCGCGTTCGCGCACTGGCCGAAGCTGCGTTGTAG
- a CDS encoding thioredoxin family protein, which produces MIPASYFHEGLTYDDFLAKHGSDLDRRKWAAVYDACELSDAQTALIAGFVREMRVLCFAGAWCGDCVQQCPILRRIEQSSDKITVRYIDRDASEELKGIMSICGAARVPQIAIFSEEDFFVGHYGDRTLARYRQMADQLAGAACGSGIVTAGDPVQAAVIQEWLNEFERAQLMLRTSARLREKHGD; this is translated from the coding sequence ATGATCCCCGCAAGCTACTTCCACGAAGGTCTTACCTACGACGACTTTCTCGCCAAACACGGTTCGGACCTCGATCGACGGAAGTGGGCGGCGGTCTATGATGCTTGCGAGTTGTCCGACGCGCAAACCGCGTTGATCGCCGGGTTCGTTCGCGAGATGCGAGTCCTCTGTTTCGCAGGGGCTTGGTGCGGCGATTGCGTGCAACAGTGCCCGATCCTGCGGCGGATCGAACAGTCCAGCGATAAGATCACCGTTCGCTATATCGATCGCGATGCCAGCGAAGAACTGAAAGGAATCATGTCGATCTGCGGAGCAGCTCGCGTCCCGCAGATCGCGATCTTCAGCGAAGAGGACTTTTTTGTCGGTCATTACGGCGACCGCACGCTGGCGAGATACCGTCAGATGGCCGACCAATTGGCTGGTGCGGCGTGTGGATCGGGGATCGTTACCGCTGGCGATCCGGTTCAGGCGGCGGTGATCCAAGAATGGCTAAATGAATTTGAACGCGCTCAGCTGATGTTGCGAACGTCAGCCCGACTGCGCGAGAAGCATGGAGATTGA
- a CDS encoding acyltransferase family protein, giving the protein MASLATQTDSRPTVRLDRVWRVGKHVAELDGLRGFAILIVTLYRFSKEIPTDSSLGHLMHLGASFGSRGVELFFVLSGFLITGILIDAKDQPHYFRNFIARRSLRIFPLYFATLIALVVAAHFVPAMRTMFHDAIDNQFYLWTYLVNVKMSFADQWCFGYLDHFWSLAVEEHFYLVWPFVLYLISNKVALRTAVGLAIVSATSRIAFVLLSDNGVAPDVLTLFRCDALLIGAAIALIARQPQGLEPLRRWLPVTTIIGGLFVLACGITEKRFFTIPLTIWPIVWGGILIWLLTANRSTPLARFFNLKFLRTLGKYSYAMYVFQNPLIPLTSAVVSVAAFETLVGRPLLANVMYIGVMFVLTYAAAVLSWNVLERHCLQLKRWFPTGASSDVPVVKNNQSTTGTFVPTNAPAN; this is encoded by the coding sequence ATGGCTTCCCTCGCAACACAAACCGACAGCCGCCCCACCGTAAGGCTGGACCGCGTCTGGCGAGTTGGCAAGCATGTGGCGGAGCTGGATGGTTTGCGGGGCTTCGCGATTTTGATCGTGACGCTGTATCGATTCTCCAAAGAGATACCGACTGATTCGTCGCTCGGGCATCTGATGCACCTCGGGGCGAGTTTCGGCAGTCGTGGCGTCGAGCTGTTTTTTGTCCTATCGGGATTCCTGATCACGGGGATCTTGATCGACGCAAAGGACCAGCCTCACTACTTCCGGAACTTCATTGCACGACGCAGCCTGCGGATCTTCCCGCTCTACTTCGCAACGTTGATCGCGTTGGTCGTCGCCGCCCATTTCGTTCCCGCGATGCGAACGATGTTTCACGATGCGATCGACAATCAATTCTACCTTTGGACCTATCTGGTCAACGTGAAGATGAGCTTCGCCGATCAGTGGTGTTTTGGCTACCTGGACCATTTCTGGTCGCTGGCGGTCGAAGAGCATTTTTACCTCGTCTGGCCGTTTGTCCTGTACCTGATCTCCAACAAAGTCGCCCTTCGCACGGCGGTCGGTTTGGCGATCGTCAGTGCTACATCGCGGATCGCGTTTGTGCTACTGAGCGACAACGGTGTGGCCCCCGATGTCCTGACGTTGTTCCGCTGCGATGCGTTGTTGATCGGAGCGGCGATCGCGTTGATCGCCCGCCAACCACAAGGACTCGAACCGCTCCGGCGCTGGCTGCCGGTGACGACTATAATTGGCGGGCTGTTCGTGCTAGCTTGTGGAATCACGGAGAAGCGGTTCTTCACGATCCCGCTGACGATCTGGCCGATCGTTTGGGGTGGGATCCTGATTTGGTTGCTTACAGCCAATCGATCCACGCCACTGGCTCGCTTCTTCAACCTCAAATTCTTGCGGACGCTTGGCAAATACAGCTACGCCATGTACGTCTTCCAAAATCCGTTGATCCCGCTCACCTCCGCTGTCGTTTCGGTTGCCGCGTTTGAAACGCTGGTCGGTAGGCCGCTGCTTGCAAACGTGATGTACATCGGCGTGATGTTCGTCCTGACCTATGCGGCGGCAGTGCTCAGTTGGAACGTGTTGGAACGCCATTGTCTACAACTGAAACGCTGGTTTCCCACCGGGGCATCCAGCGACGTGCCCGTTGTCAAAAACAACCAGTCCACCACGGGCACGTTCGTCCCGACGAACGCTCCGGCGAACTGA
- the sucD gene encoding succinate--CoA ligase subunit alpha, with protein sequence MSILIDKNTRVICQGITGGAGTFHTKGCKEYGTQMVGGVTPGKAGQDVDGVPVFDTVGEAVEKTGANATMIFVPPPFAADAILEAIDAGIEVIAAITEGIPVLDMVRVFKAAKASGSVLIGPNCPGLITPGECKIGIMPGYIHQPGNIGIMSRSGTLTYEAVWQTTNLGLGQSTCVGLGGDPIVGTSFIDLLARFQEDPKTEAILMMGEIGGSAEEEAAAFVKENVTKPVAAFIAGRTAPPGKRMGHAGAIITGGKGTATEKVAALEDAGIVVAASPADMGAAVVEAMKRHGK encoded by the coding sequence ATGTCCATTTTGATTGACAAAAACACGCGCGTCATTTGCCAAGGCATCACTGGCGGCGCGGGAACCTTCCACACCAAAGGTTGCAAAGAATACGGCACCCAGATGGTCGGCGGTGTAACGCCGGGCAAAGCGGGCCAAGACGTCGACGGCGTACCCGTTTTCGACACGGTCGGTGAAGCTGTTGAAAAAACAGGTGCCAACGCGACGATGATCTTCGTTCCGCCGCCGTTTGCGGCCGACGCGATCCTCGAAGCGATCGACGCCGGAATCGAAGTTATCGCGGCGATCACCGAGGGCATTCCAGTCCTCGACATGGTCCGCGTCTTCAAGGCGGCCAAGGCGAGTGGTTCGGTCCTGATCGGCCCCAACTGCCCCGGCCTGATCACTCCCGGTGAGTGCAAGATCGGGATCATGCCCGGCTACATTCATCAACCAGGCAACATCGGCATCATGAGCCGCAGCGGCACGTTGACCTACGAAGCGGTTTGGCAAACGACCAACTTGGGTCTCGGCCAAAGCACCTGCGTCGGTCTGGGTGGCGATCCGATCGTCGGCACATCGTTCATCGATTTGCTGGCTCGCTTCCAAGAAGATCCGAAGACCGAAGCGATCTTGATGATGGGCGAAATCGGTGGTTCGGCGGAAGAAGAAGCCGCGGCGTTTGTCAAAGAGAACGTCACCAAACCAGTTGCCGCCTTCATCGCCGGTCGCACCGCACCTCCCGGAAAACGGATGGGTCACGCCGGTGCGATCATCACCGGTGGCAAGGGAACCGCGACCGAGAAGGTTGCCGCGTTGGAAGACGCCGGAATCGTTGTCGCTGCTTCGCCAGCCGACATGGGTGCGGCAGTTGTCGAAGCGATGAAACGCCACGGCAAATAA
- the sucC gene encoding ADP-forming succinate--CoA ligase subunit beta, with protein MKIHEYQAKELFRAAGVPVLQGMVARNADEAKDAYNKLGGAIAVVKAQIHAGGRGKGTVTEKPEQHGVELVKSADDAARVAENLLGNHLVTIQTGPEGQRVNQVFVESGCNIARELYLGIVLDRAASLPVLMVSTEGGMEIEKVAEETPEKILKEHFDPHVGLESYQVRKLCKAMDISGKAARSADLFMKKICQLYVDLDCALLEVNPLVITGDDEMIALDAKVTFDDNAMFRHKDIAELRDDAEEEPSELRAAASGLSFVKLDGNIACLVNGAGLAMSTMDIIKHHGGEPANFLDVGGGANKDQVTEAFRILLADPHVKAVLVNIFGGIARCTTIADAVIAASKEVGFNVPLVVRLEGTEVEEGRRMLEESDVEIINAVGLTDAAKKVVEAAGV; from the coding sequence ATGAAAATCCACGAATATCAAGCGAAAGAACTGTTTCGAGCCGCTGGCGTCCCCGTGCTGCAAGGCATGGTCGCCCGCAATGCGGACGAAGCCAAAGACGCATACAACAAGCTGGGCGGCGCGATTGCGGTTGTCAAAGCTCAGATCCATGCCGGCGGTCGCGGCAAGGGTACGGTGACTGAAAAGCCGGAACAACACGGCGTCGAACTGGTCAAATCGGCCGACGACGCGGCTCGCGTTGCCGAGAACCTGTTGGGCAACCACCTGGTCACGATCCAAACCGGTCCCGAAGGCCAACGCGTCAATCAAGTCTTCGTCGAATCGGGTTGCAACATCGCTCGCGAATTGTACCTCGGCATCGTCCTGGACCGCGCCGCCTCGCTGCCCGTTTTGATGGTCAGTACCGAAGGTGGTATGGAGATCGAAAAGGTCGCCGAAGAGACGCCCGAAAAGATTTTGAAGGAACACTTTGATCCGCACGTTGGATTGGAGAGCTACCAGGTCCGCAAGTTGTGCAAGGCGATGGACATCAGCGGTAAAGCCGCCCGTTCGGCCGACCTGTTCATGAAAAAGATCTGCCAGTTGTACGTCGATCTCGATTGTGCCCTGCTGGAAGTCAACCCGTTGGTGATCACCGGCGACGACGAGATGATCGCTTTGGATGCGAAGGTCACCTTCGACGACAACGCGATGTTCCGCCACAAAGACATCGCCGAGCTGCGCGACGATGCCGAAGAGGAACCAAGCGAATTGCGAGCTGCCGCGTCCGGGCTGAGCTTTGTCAAGTTGGACGGCAACATCGCTTGCTTGGTCAACGGAGCTGGACTGGCGATGTCGACGATGGACATCATCAAGCATCACGGTGGCGAACCCGCAAACTTCTTGGACGTTGGTGGCGGAGCGAACAAAGACCAAGTTACCGAAGCGTTCCGAATTCTGTTGGCCGATCCGCACGTCAAAGCGGTTCTTGTGAACATCTTCGGCGGCATCGCGCGTTGCACGACGATTGCCGATGCGGTGATCGCGGCCAGCAAAGAGGTCGGATTTAACGTTCCTTTGGTCGTTCGATTGGAAGGAACCGAAGTCGAAGAAGGTCGACGGATGCTCGAAGAAAGCGATGTCGAAATCATCAATGCCGTCGGCCTGACCGATGCTGCAAAGAAGGTTGTCGAAGCGGCAGGCGTCTAA
- the glpQ gene encoding glycerophosphodiester phosphodiesterase, with product MSNESSTEHAKIVIAHRGASGYLPEHTLPAKAFAYAVGSDFLEQDVVLSKDDVPLVLHDVHLDTVTDVRQRFPDRARDDGRYYAIDLTLDELKSLSVCERFDPATGQAVFPTRFPMGLSQFRIATLAEELELIQGLNDSTGRDVGIYTEIKRPAWHRQQGKDICRITLAVLNQYGYSSRSDNVYVQCFDAAENRRLRDELGCQMRLVQLLEDEDWGRTSAEYDLAAAESDLQTIAQYADAIGPSMNVVVVPHANRQGYLCTPLVELAHRCSLKVHPWTLRADSLPVYVDSFDRLIELALFEADADGVFSDFPDLTVATRDRLFQAS from the coding sequence ATGAGTAACGAATCGTCGACCGAACACGCGAAGATTGTGATCGCCCACCGTGGCGCATCGGGGTATCTTCCCGAGCACACGCTGCCGGCCAAGGCGTTCGCCTACGCTGTCGGTAGCGACTTCTTGGAACAAGACGTGGTGCTCAGCAAAGACGACGTGCCGCTGGTTTTGCACGACGTCCACCTGGATACCGTCACCGACGTGCGGCAGCGGTTTCCCGACCGTGCTCGCGACGATGGCCGATATTATGCGATCGATCTGACGCTGGACGAATTGAAGTCGCTGTCGGTTTGTGAGCGATTTGATCCGGCGACCGGACAGGCTGTCTTTCCGACTCGGTTCCCGATGGGACTGTCGCAGTTTCGGATCGCAACGCTGGCCGAAGAGCTGGAGCTGATCCAGGGGCTCAACGACAGCACCGGTCGCGACGTAGGGATCTATACGGAGATCAAACGGCCGGCTTGGCATCGCCAGCAGGGCAAAGACATCTGCCGGATCACGTTGGCGGTGCTGAACCAATACGGCTACAGCAGTCGATCGGACAATGTCTACGTCCAATGTTTTGATGCGGCGGAAAATCGGCGACTCCGCGACGAACTCGGCTGTCAAATGCGGTTGGTGCAGTTGCTGGAAGACGAGGACTGGGGGCGAACCTCGGCGGAATACGATCTGGCCGCGGCGGAGTCCGATCTGCAAACGATCGCTCAATATGCCGATGCGATCGGGCCTTCGATGAATGTTGTTGTCGTTCCCCACGCGAATCGCCAAGGCTATCTGTGCACGCCGCTTGTGGAACTGGCACATCGATGTAGCTTGAAGGTCCATCCGTGGACATTGCGAGCCGACTCGCTGCCCGTATACGTCGACAGCTTCGATCGGTTGATCGAGCTCGCGTTGTTCGAAGCGGATGCCGACGGGGTGTTCAGCGATTTCCCAGACCTCACCGTCGCGACGCGGGATCGGTTATTCCAGGCATCGTAG
- a CDS encoding Na+/H+ antiporter NhaA, with protein METNQSDSARRIDLRFFFENSLFLVLGAAIALIWANVANSQGSDAYNAFVHWDIAQFLGLSHGHAHAAEAGGHHGFTIHFLVNDILMALFFAIAAKEVWEALLPGGPLSNLRKAATPLLATLGGVAGPAIVYLAGTTLLGRNDTLGAGWAVPCATDIAFSLLVARMIFGGGHAAISFLLLLAIADDAIGLMILAVFYPSAETNFAWLGFTVAAVASGMAMNRAGVRNFWWYLAIPGVLSWVSFYMAGIHAALGLVPIIPTLPHAKTDLGFFAKAEDARTDTLNAFEHWWKHPVELILGMFALVNAGVVFSSVGAGTGLVLLGLFVGKPLGISLMTLLAVRSFKLEMPEGMNMRHVVVLGCIASLGFTVALFVSTAAFPMPGPIQDSVKMGALMSFLAPVSAFAMAMALGIRPACFGKRKPAAATQARKPPKAHKQHAL; from the coding sequence ATGGAAACGAACCAATCCGACAGCGCCAGACGAATCGATCTTCGGTTCTTCTTTGAAAACTCGCTGTTTCTCGTCCTCGGTGCGGCGATCGCTCTGATTTGGGCCAATGTCGCTAACAGCCAAGGCTCCGACGCCTACAACGCATTTGTACACTGGGACATCGCTCAATTCCTGGGCCTGAGCCACGGACATGCTCACGCAGCCGAAGCGGGCGGACACCACGGATTCACGATCCATTTCCTAGTCAATGACATTTTGATGGCTTTGTTTTTTGCCATCGCAGCGAAAGAAGTTTGGGAAGCGTTGCTTCCGGGCGGACCACTTTCAAACCTTCGCAAAGCCGCCACGCCGTTGCTGGCAACCCTCGGTGGCGTCGCTGGACCCGCGATAGTCTATCTCGCCGGTACAACTTTGCTGGGCCGCAACGACACGCTTGGTGCCGGCTGGGCGGTTCCTTGTGCAACCGACATCGCGTTCAGTCTACTGGTCGCCCGAATGATCTTCGGTGGCGGCCACGCGGCGATCTCGTTCCTGTTGTTGTTGGCGATCGCCGACGACGCGATTGGGCTGATGATCCTGGCTGTCTTCTATCCTTCGGCAGAAACAAATTTTGCCTGGCTTGGATTCACCGTTGCCGCAGTCGCTTCGGGCATGGCGATGAACCGAGCTGGAGTTCGCAATTTCTGGTGGTACTTGGCGATCCCCGGCGTCCTCAGCTGGGTCTCGTTCTACATGGCTGGCATCCACGCCGCGTTGGGCCTGGTTCCGATCATCCCGACCCTTCCGCATGCGAAGACCGACCTTGGATTCTTTGCCAAAGCCGAAGACGCGCGAACCGATACATTGAACGCTTTTGAGCACTGGTGGAAGCATCCGGTCGAATTGATCCTGGGCATGTTTGCCTTGGTCAATGCGGGCGTCGTCTTCAGCAGCGTCGGAGCCGGCACAGGACTGGTCCTGCTGGGACTATTTGTCGGCAAGCCGCTTGGTATCAGCCTGATGACTCTGCTGGCCGTTCGATCGTTCAAGCTGGAGATGCCGGAAGGAATGAACATGCGACACGTCGTCGTGCTGGGCTGCATCGCCAGCCTCGGCTTCACCGTCGCGTTGTTTGTTTCGACAGCAGCCTTCCCGATGCCCGGACCGATTCAAGACTCGGTCAAGATGGGAGCGTTGATGAGCTTCCTGGCTCCGGTAAGTGCATTCGCTATGGCGATGGCGTTAGGAATTCGCCCGGCATGTTTTGGAAAGCGAAAGCCAGCCGCGGCAACGCAAGCTCGTAAGCCGCCGAAGGCTCACAAGCAGCACGCCCTATAA